Proteins from a single region of Limosilactobacillus fermentum:
- the gyrA gene encoding DNA gyrase subunit A: MPEQEMPGRITDVNLTSQMRNSFLDYAMSVIVSRALPDVRDGLKPVQRRILYGMNELGVTPDKPYKKSARIVGDVMGKFHPHGDSSIYEGLVRMAQDFSYRYMLVDGHGNFGSVDGDGAAAMRYTEAKMSKIAVEMLRDINKDTVDFQDNYDGTEKEPAVLPARFPNLLVNGASGIAVGMATNIPTHNLGEVISAIHMLMNNPDVTVAELMKALPGPDFPTGGVVMGKAGIRQAYESGQGSIIVRAKVEIEEQKNGKQRIVVHEIPYMVNKAKLIERIANLAREKEIDGITDVNDETDREGMRIVIDVRRDASAEVILNNLYKMTLMQTTYNFNMLAIVKGAPKILSLKEILQYYLEHQEEVVRRRTEFDLKKAQNRAHIVAGLRIALDHIDAIINIIRSSETSELAKQRLMDDYSLSDRQAQAILDLRLVRLTGLEREKIEDEYQKLVAAIADYKDILAHQERINQIIYDELMEIQNKFGDERRTELQVGDISNIEDEDLIEEEDIIVTLTHNGYVKRLPVDEFKAQNRGGRGVKGMGVHSDDFIEHLVASSTHDLLLFFTNTGKVFAMKGYEIPEYGRAAQGIPIINLLDVDGKEKVTAVINVAQREDDLQKDLFFVTRQGTVKRTLVTEFKNIRSNGIKAINLHEGDELINVAIVDDDQNMILGTHLGHAATFKVSAVRSMGRSAAGVRGARLRDGDYLIGAAPLNEDDQVLVISEKGYGKKTPASEYPIKGRGGLGIKTVNVTEKNGPLAGLTTVQGDEDLMVVTDKGVIIRFGVESVSQTRRSAIGVHLIKMDADSVVATMTKVEKETAETDPTEASAEEAETPVEGPNEI, translated from the coding sequence GTGCCAGAACAAGAGATGCCTGGACGGATAACCGACGTTAATCTGACCAGCCAAATGCGGAATTCATTCTTGGATTACGCCATGAGTGTCATCGTCTCCCGGGCCCTACCTGACGTTCGTGATGGTTTAAAGCCGGTTCAGCGCCGGATTTTATACGGGATGAACGAACTGGGGGTCACTCCGGATAAGCCCTACAAGAAGTCGGCCCGGATCGTGGGGGACGTCATGGGGAAATTTCACCCCCACGGGGACTCTTCGATTTACGAGGGGCTCGTTCGGATGGCCCAAGACTTCTCCTACCGTTACATGCTGGTCGACGGGCACGGTAACTTCGGCTCCGTCGATGGGGACGGGGCGGCCGCCATGCGGTACACCGAAGCTAAGATGAGCAAGATCGCCGTCGAAATGCTGCGCGACATCAACAAGGACACCGTTGATTTCCAAGACAACTACGACGGTACCGAAAAAGAACCGGCTGTCCTGCCGGCCCGCTTCCCGAACCTCTTGGTGAACGGGGCCTCGGGGATTGCCGTCGGGATGGCTACCAACATCCCAACCCATAACCTGGGCGAAGTAATCTCGGCAATTCACATGCTGATGAATAACCCGGACGTGACGGTTGCCGAGCTGATGAAGGCCTTACCAGGACCGGACTTCCCAACCGGGGGCGTGGTCATGGGTAAAGCGGGGATTCGCCAGGCCTACGAGAGCGGTCAGGGTTCGATTATCGTCCGGGCCAAGGTGGAAATTGAGGAGCAAAAGAACGGCAAGCAACGGATCGTCGTTCACGAAATTCCGTACATGGTTAACAAGGCCAAGCTGATCGAGCGGATCGCCAACCTCGCCCGGGAAAAGGAAATCGATGGGATTACCGATGTCAACGACGAAACCGACCGGGAAGGGATGCGGATCGTAATTGACGTTCGCCGCGACGCCAGTGCCGAGGTGATCTTAAACAACCTCTACAAGATGACCCTGATGCAAACGACTTACAACTTCAACATGTTGGCGATCGTTAAGGGCGCCCCGAAGATCCTGTCATTAAAAGAGATCCTTCAGTACTACTTGGAACACCAAGAAGAAGTGGTTCGCCGGCGGACCGAATTCGACTTGAAAAAGGCCCAAAACCGGGCCCACATCGTCGCCGGGTTACGGATTGCCTTGGATCACATCGACGCGATCATCAACATCATCCGGAGCTCGGAAACTTCCGAACTGGCTAAGCAACGGCTGATGGATGACTACAGCCTGTCCGATCGCCAAGCCCAAGCCATTTTGGACCTGCGGCTGGTACGCCTGACCGGGTTGGAACGCGAAAAAATTGAAGACGAGTACCAAAAACTAGTGGCCGCCATTGCAGATTACAAGGACATCTTGGCCCACCAGGAACGGATTAACCAGATCATTTACGATGAACTGATGGAAATCCAAAACAAGTTTGGTGACGAGCGCCGGACCGAATTACAAGTCGGCGACATTTCCAACATCGAAGACGAAGACCTGATCGAAGAAGAAGACATCATCGTCACACTCACCCACAATGGTTACGTCAAGCGCTTGCCGGTTGACGAATTTAAGGCCCAGAACCGTGGGGGCCGCGGGGTGAAGGGGATGGGCGTCCACAGTGACGACTTCATCGAGCACCTGGTCGCTAGTTCCACTCACGACCTCTTGCTCTTCTTCACCAACACCGGGAAGGTCTTTGCCATGAAGGGCTACGAAATTCCAGAGTACGGTCGGGCCGCCCAGGGGATTCCGATCATTAACCTCCTGGACGTCGACGGCAAGGAAAAGGTGACCGCCGTGATCAACGTTGCCCAAAGAGAAGACGACTTACAAAAGGACCTCTTCTTTGTGACCCGGCAGGGAACGGTTAAGCGCACGCTGGTGACGGAATTTAAGAACATTCGCTCTAACGGGATCAAGGCCATTAACCTGCACGAGGGTGATGAACTGATCAACGTGGCGATTGTCGATGACGATCAAAACATGATTCTAGGGACCCACCTGGGCCACGCCGCCACCTTTAAGGTGAGTGCCGTTCGGTCAATGGGACGATCCGCCGCCGGGGTCCGGGGGGCCCGCCTACGGGACGGTGACTACCTGATTGGTGCCGCACCGTTAAACGAGGATGACCAGGTTCTGGTTATCTCGGAAAAGGGCTACGGCAAGAAGACGCCGGCCAGCGAGTACCCAATTAAGGGCCGGGGTGGCCTGGGGATCAAGACCGTCAACGTGACCGAAAAGAACGGGCCACTCGCCGGGTTAACCACCGTTCAGGGGGACGAAGACCTGATGGTGGTGACCGATAAGGGGGTCATCATCCGCTTTGGCGTTGAATCCGTCTCCCAAACCAGGCGCTCAGCAATTGGGGTCCACCTGATCAAGATGGACGCCGACTCAGTGGTGGCCACGATGACCAAGGTCGAAAAAGAGACCGCAGAAACGGATCCAACCGAAGCAAGCGCTGAAGAAGCCGAAACGCCGGTTGAAGGTCCCAACGAAATTTAA
- the rpsF gene encoding 30S ribosomal protein S6, which yields METRKYEITYIIRPDIEESAKSELVARFDKILADNGATVVDSADWDTRRFAYQIGKYTEGTYHIVNVTADSDASLNEFDRLAKFSDDILRHMIVKRG from the coding sequence ATGGAAACGCGCAAATATGAAATTACTTACATCATTCGTCCTGATATCGAAGAATCTGCAAAGAGCGAGCTGGTAGCCCGCTTCGACAAGATCTTGGCGGACAATGGTGCAACCGTAGTTGACTCAGCTGACTGGGACACGCGTCGGTTCGCTTACCAAATCGGCAAGTACACTGAAGGTACTTACCACATCGTAAACGTGACTGCCGACAGCGATGCTTCATTAAACGAATTCGATCGTTTGGCTAAGTTCAGCGACGACATCCTGCGTCACATGATCGTTAAGCGCGGCTAA
- the ssb gene encoding single-stranded DNA-binding protein, with protein sequence MLNRVVLTGRLTRDPELTYTQSGTPVLRFSIAVDRQFKNRETGRRDADFINCVIWRTSAENFARFTHKGALVGLDGRLSTSNYENQQGQRVYRTEVTVENFALLEPRSANNGNGGYNGGGYNNGGNGFNNQDQSFGNNAYGNGGNFGAAPQNNFGGSPAPANQSYNGNFNQPQGGVFNQGPTQIDADSLPFSKDNDTTPAAGDNGAVNIDDNAAFSANPGSGSASSASDADGMPSSDDLPF encoded by the coding sequence ATGCTAAATCGTGTAGTATTAACTGGGCGACTAACACGGGATCCGGAATTGACCTACACCCAAAGTGGAACCCCCGTTTTACGGTTCTCAATTGCCGTTGACCGGCAGTTTAAGAACCGGGAAACGGGCCGGCGGGACGCTGACTTCATTAACTGCGTCATCTGGCGTACGTCAGCAGAAAACTTTGCCCGCTTTACCCACAAGGGCGCACTCGTCGGTCTTGATGGCCGACTGTCCACCAGTAACTATGAAAACCAACAGGGACAACGGGTTTACCGGACGGAAGTAACGGTCGAAAACTTCGCCCTGTTGGAACCGCGGTCCGCTAATAACGGTAATGGTGGTTACAACGGTGGGGGTTATAACAACGGCGGCAATGGTTTTAACAACCAGGACCAGTCCTTTGGCAATAACGCCTACGGTAACGGTGGCAATTTCGGGGCCGCTCCTCAAAATAATTTCGGGGGGTCACCGGCTCCCGCCAACCAGTCGTACAACGGAAACTTCAACCAACCCCAGGGAGGCGTCTTTAATCAAGGCCCAACCCAAATTGATGCCGATAGCCTGCCATTTAGCAAGGATAACGACACCACGCCCGCTGCTGGTGATAACGGCGCCGTCAACATTGACGACAACGCCGCCTTCAGCGCAAACCCGGGGTCCGGTTCGGCAAGTTCTGCAAGCGACGCTGACGGGATGCCTTCATCAGATGACCTACCCTTCTAA
- the rpsR gene encoding 30S ribosomal protein S18 produces MAQQRRGGRRRRKVDFIAANHIEYIDYKDTDLLRRFISERGKILPRRVTGTSAKNQRRLTIAIKRARIMGLLPFVAED; encoded by the coding sequence ATGGCTCAACAACGTCGTGGTGGCCGTCGTCGCCGTAAGGTTGACTTCATCGCCGCAAACCACATTGAATACATCGATTACAAAGACACTGATTTACTGCGCCGGTTCATTTCCGAACGGGGTAAGATCTTACCACGCCGGGTGACCGGGACCAGTGCTAAGAACCAACGCCGCTTGACGATTGCCATCAAGCGCGCACGGATCATGGGCTTGCTGCCATTCGTTGCAGAAGACTAG
- a CDS encoding DHH family phosphoesterase: MFERWFGRESVRRLLGSRVFQLTLAYVMLMSLVTVIVGFAFNWRVGLIILAFILLCLLVALALLQRLASSTEAYVNDLAYQVRQGQEEALFEMPIGMILLDENEVVRWINPYMARYFDQRLVVGQDLTAVDERLASLVNKHRRDEHSVVVTWQARQFEFLVQDRLHAVYLMDVTEYEQINDRYRQERLFLGNVYLDNYVELVQGMSDSEVSNLRNYVTSELTAWAKYHHLLVKVIDDDNYLLIGHEGDLNRLEEDKFRVLDKIRQNTSRQNSPVTLSIGIAYGQSDLVKLADTAQKNLDLALGRGGDQVVVRAENGQARFYGGKTNPMEKRTRVRARMIAQALRELMNQADQIFVVGHAKPDMDSLGACLGIRRIAEMNQHQCWVVFDNQQVHSDVARLMGEINEYQSIKDHVISPAEALEKASAKSLLVMVDHSKVSISMAPELCAKLSNRMVIIDHHRRGEEFPENPLLVYNEPYASSTCELITEMFEYQPRESQGLNRLEATAMLTGIRVDTKSFSQNAGTRTYDAASYLRSAGADGMLIQRLMKENPASFLARNHLIAAVTFINDKMALCVGEDDRVYDPVTAAQAADMLLQMDGIDASFVITRRSNDVVGISARSLGDFNVQVIMEQMGGGGHLANAATQVTGKTVTEVKDQLEQLLNGEQLPNGKEETEED, encoded by the coding sequence ATGTTTGAGCGTTGGTTTGGCCGGGAAAGCGTCCGGCGACTCTTGGGTAGTCGGGTCTTTCAACTAACCCTTGCCTACGTCATGTTGATGTCGTTGGTGACGGTCATCGTTGGCTTCGCCTTTAACTGGCGGGTGGGGCTAATCATTTTAGCCTTTATTCTGCTTTGCCTCTTGGTGGCCTTAGCCCTCTTGCAGCGGCTGGCTTCGAGCACCGAAGCCTACGTTAACGACTTGGCTTACCAGGTCCGTCAGGGGCAAGAAGAGGCCCTCTTTGAAATGCCAATTGGGATGATCTTGCTCGATGAAAACGAGGTGGTGCGTTGGATTAATCCCTACATGGCCCGCTACTTTGATCAGCGCCTAGTGGTTGGCCAAGACCTGACCGCGGTTGATGAGCGGCTAGCTTCCTTGGTCAATAAGCACCGCCGCGACGAACACTCGGTGGTCGTCACCTGGCAAGCGCGCCAGTTTGAGTTCTTGGTCCAGGACCGCTTGCATGCCGTTTACTTAATGGACGTGACCGAATACGAGCAGATCAACGACCGTTATCGGCAAGAACGGCTCTTCTTGGGGAACGTCTACCTCGATAATTACGTTGAATTAGTTCAGGGGATGAGCGACTCGGAAGTTTCTAACTTGCGCAACTACGTGACCTCAGAGCTAACCGCTTGGGCCAAGTACCACCACCTTTTGGTTAAGGTAATTGACGATGATAACTACCTACTGATTGGGCACGAGGGGGACTTAAACCGCCTGGAAGAAGATAAGTTCCGGGTCCTCGATAAGATTCGCCAAAACACGTCGCGCCAAAACTCGCCGGTGACCCTATCAATTGGGATTGCCTACGGGCAAAGTGACCTGGTTAAACTAGCCGACACCGCCCAAAAGAACCTCGACCTCGCCCTCGGGCGTGGGGGGGACCAGGTGGTCGTCCGGGCCGAAAACGGGCAAGCCCGCTTCTACGGGGGGAAGACCAACCCGATGGAAAAGCGGACCCGGGTACGGGCGCGGATGATTGCCCAGGCCCTACGCGAATTGATGAACCAGGCCGACCAGATCTTCGTTGTCGGCCACGCCAAGCCCGACATGGATTCTCTGGGGGCGTGCCTGGGGATTCGGCGGATTGCCGAAATGAACCAGCACCAGTGTTGGGTAGTCTTTGATAACCAACAGGTCCACTCAGACGTTGCCCGTCTGATGGGGGAAATTAACGAATACCAGTCGATTAAAGACCACGTGATTTCACCAGCCGAGGCGCTAGAAAAGGCGAGCGCTAAGAGCCTGTTGGTGATGGTTGACCACTCCAAGGTGTCAATCTCGATGGCGCCGGAACTTTGTGCTAAACTATCAAACCGAATGGTGATTATTGACCACCACCGGCGGGGCGAAGAATTCCCGGAAAACCCGCTGTTGGTTTATAACGAGCCCTACGCCTCCTCGACGTGTGAGCTAATCACCGAAATGTTTGAGTACCAACCACGGGAAAGCCAGGGGCTCAACCGCTTGGAAGCCACCGCCATGCTGACGGGGATCCGGGTCGACACCAAGTCCTTTAGCCAAAACGCCGGTACCCGGACTTACGATGCGGCCTCCTACCTGCGTTCGGCCGGGGCCGATGGGATGTTAATCCAACGGCTGATGAAGGAAAACCCGGCCAGCTTTTTAGCGCGCAACCACTTGATCGCGGCGGTGACCTTCATCAATGACAAAATGGCACTGTGCGTGGGCGAAGACGACCGGGTGTACGATCCGGTCACGGCGGCCCAGGCGGCCGATATGCTCTTGCAAATGGATGGCATCGACGCCTCCTTTGTGATTACCAGACGCTCCAACGACGTCGTGGGCATTTCGGCCCGCTCGCTAGGGGACTTTAACGTCCAGGTAATCATGGAGCAGATGGGCGGTGGGGGTCACTTAGCCAACGCCGCGACCCAGGTGACGGGCAAGACGGTCACTGAGGTCAAAGACCAACTAGAGCAGCTTTTAAATGGGGAACAGCTCCCCAACGGAAAAGAAGAAACGGAGGAAGACTAA
- the rplI gene encoding 50S ribosomal protein L9, whose translation MKVIFTEDVKGRGKRGEIKNVPDGYAQNFLIPRGKAKEANKAAMSELAGQERSREKHEAEELAAAKELKKILEDDKTVVELTGKAGTDGRMFGSVSTKQIATALEKQYQIKLDKRKMELAAPIRALGYVNVPVKLHHDVEATLRVHIAEK comes from the coding sequence ATGAAAGTTATCTTTACTGAAGACGTCAAGGGACGCGGTAAGCGCGGGGAAATCAAAAACGTTCCTGATGGTTACGCCCAAAATTTCTTGATCCCCCGGGGGAAGGCCAAGGAAGCTAACAAGGCGGCCATGAGCGAATTAGCCGGCCAGGAACGCTCCAGGGAAAAGCACGAGGCCGAAGAATTAGCGGCGGCCAAGGAGTTAAAGAAGATCTTAGAAGACGATAAAACGGTCGTTGAGTTAACCGGGAAGGCCGGAACGGATGGCCGGATGTTTGGTTCGGTTTCGACCAAGCAAATTGCCACCGCCTTAGAAAAGCAGTACCAAATCAAGCTGGATAAGCGCAAGATGGAATTGGCGGCCCCAATTCGGGCCCTGGGCTACGTGAACGTCCCGGTTAAGCTACACCACGATGTTGAAGCGACCTTGCGGGTGCACATTGCTGAAAAGTAG
- the dnaB gene encoding replicative DNA helicase, translated as MDTRPEISRTPPRNIEAEQAVLGAILLKDDAIVEAMEYVKEDDFYTRQHQLLFKTMVALNDNDKPIDVVSMQVELNRQNQLEAVGGIQYLAKLAAAVPTAADVGFYAKIVHDKATARRLIDTATKIASEGYEDADEITDMLDRAEQSILNVAEDNNQSEMQNIEEVVHEAANHTYELSKQQTRVTGLRTGYPQLDNMTTGLHEDELIILAARPAMGKTAFALNIAQNVAVRGDNQPTVAIFSLEMGAESLVNRMLCAEGGINANHLRTGNLDTDEWDALWVAMGSLAGTNVYIDDTAGIKVPEIRAKCRRLKKRTGNLSLIVIDYLQLIEGSNSENRQQEVSEISRQLKKLAKELSVPVIALSQLSRGVEQRQDKRPVMSDIRESGSIEQDADIVAFLYRDDYYTREQQEDGAPQAGSDQEAENSLSEVEVIIEKNRSGPRGTVKLLFNKAYNKFASVDFTPGQGPQ; from the coding sequence ATGGATACTCGTCCAGAAATTAGTCGGACGCCCCCCCGCAACATTGAGGCTGAGCAAGCCGTTTTGGGGGCGATCCTGTTAAAGGATGACGCGATTGTCGAGGCGATGGAATACGTCAAAGAAGACGACTTCTACACCCGCCAGCACCAGCTCCTCTTTAAGACCATGGTTGCCTTAAATGACAACGATAAGCCGATCGATGTTGTTTCCATGCAAGTGGAGCTCAACCGCCAAAACCAGCTCGAGGCGGTGGGCGGAATTCAGTACCTCGCCAAGCTCGCCGCGGCGGTTCCTACGGCGGCTGACGTCGGCTTTTACGCCAAGATCGTTCACGATAAAGCAACGGCGCGGCGTTTAATCGATACGGCCACCAAGATTGCTAGTGAGGGTTACGAGGATGCCGATGAGATCACCGACATGCTCGACCGGGCGGAGCAGTCGATTTTAAACGTGGCGGAGGACAATAACCAATCGGAGATGCAAAACATCGAAGAAGTGGTGCACGAAGCCGCCAACCACACTTACGAGCTCTCTAAGCAGCAAACCCGGGTGACCGGGCTGCGGACCGGCTACCCGCAACTAGACAACATGACGACCGGGTTACACGAAGACGAACTGATCATCTTGGCGGCCCGGCCGGCGATGGGGAAGACTGCCTTTGCCTTAAACATCGCCCAAAACGTGGCGGTCCGTGGGGATAACCAGCCAACCGTCGCCATCTTCAGCCTGGAAATGGGGGCGGAGTCGTTAGTCAACCGGATGCTGTGTGCCGAAGGGGGGATTAACGCCAACCACCTGCGGACCGGGAACCTCGATACCGATGAGTGGGACGCACTTTGGGTGGCCATGGGGAGCCTGGCGGGGACCAACGTCTACATCGACGACACCGCCGGGATCAAGGTCCCCGAAATCCGGGCTAAGTGCCGGCGCTTAAAGAAGCGGACTGGGAACCTGTCTTTGATCGTGATCGATTACTTGCAACTGATCGAAGGGAGCAACTCGGAAAACCGGCAACAAGAAGTCTCCGAAATCTCCCGGCAGCTAAAGAAGCTCGCTAAGGAATTATCGGTGCCGGTAATCGCCCTCTCGCAGCTTTCGCGGGGGGTTGAACAGCGCCAAGATAAGCGCCCGGTTATGTCCGACATCCGGGAATCCGGGTCAATCGAACAGGACGCCGACATCGTAGCCTTCTTATACCGCGACGATTACTACACCCGCGAACAACAAGAGGACGGGGCGCCGCAAGCGGGAAGCGACCAGGAGGCCGAAAACTCGCTGTCGGAAGTCGAAGTCATCATTGAAAAGAACCGGAGTGGTCCGCGGGGAACCGTCAAACTACTCTTTAATAAGGCCTACAACAAGTTTGCCTCGGTCGATTTCACGCCGGGGCAGGGGCCACAATAA
- a CDS encoding MDR family MFS transporter: MQTEIKFRWLLLGSFLVNVGNSFIWPLTTVYIHDQLHQSLTVSGIVLLFYSGTNVIGSYVGGRLFDKYSPQWLTLGGIVAAVIFMGVLVFKNDWPTYPIMLALIGIVNGWLMTMHNSYGARMHSRDGRFVFNMLYFANNLGMVFGTTIVGPLYQYAHDNVGPLFLVTVVIYAAFSLVVIKFYQIAVIKRPQHEEKLVKLPRANSQLIWTMSGALLVIWMMYSQWSSNMSVYITGHGVSMTSYSLLWTINGLLIVVLQMAINWLNRRMNNDHLYLYFGTAMLGLSFLILPFAKGYGAFVFSMVVLTLGEATAIPTIPALVNQLCPMEDKGRYQGIVNSFGSAGKALGPLFGGLVIERFSYQPLFYVCTLAILGAGLVSWLMIEKNHRQAEYY, translated from the coding sequence ATGCAAACAGAAATTAAGTTTCGTTGGCTGTTGCTCGGTAGCTTTTTGGTTAACGTTGGGAACAGCTTTATTTGGCCGCTGACGACGGTCTACATCCACGATCAACTACACCAGTCACTGACGGTTTCTGGAATTGTGCTCCTCTTTTATTCCGGAACTAACGTGATCGGTTCCTACGTCGGTGGGCGGTTATTTGACAAGTACTCGCCCCAATGGCTAACCCTCGGGGGGATCGTGGCGGCGGTAATCTTCATGGGGGTGTTGGTCTTTAAAAACGACTGGCCGACCTACCCGATCATGCTCGCCCTGATTGGGATCGTCAACGGGTGGTTGATGACGATGCACAACTCCTACGGTGCCCGGATGCACAGTCGGGATGGGCGCTTCGTTTTTAACATGCTCTACTTTGCCAATAACTTGGGGATGGTCTTTGGGACCACGATTGTCGGCCCGCTTTACCAGTATGCCCATGATAACGTGGGGCCACTGTTCTTGGTGACCGTGGTCATTTACGCCGCCTTTTCCTTAGTGGTGATCAAGTTCTACCAAATTGCCGTCATCAAACGGCCCCAGCACGAAGAAAAACTGGTTAAGTTGCCCCGAGCCAATTCCCAGCTGATTTGGACAATGAGCGGCGCCCTGTTGGTGATCTGGATGATGTACTCGCAATGGTCATCCAACATGTCGGTTTACATTACCGGTCACGGGGTTTCCATGACTAGCTACTCGCTGTTGTGGACGATCAACGGGCTCTTGATCGTGGTCTTGCAGATGGCGATTAACTGGTTAAACCGGCGGATGAACAACGATCACCTTTACTTGTACTTTGGCACCGCCATGTTAGGGCTGTCCTTTTTGATCCTGCCCTTTGCCAAGGGCTACGGGGCCTTCGTCTTCTCAATGGTCGTGCTAACCCTGGGGGAGGCAACGGCGATTCCAACGATCCCGGCCCTGGTCAACCAGCTGTGCCCAATGGAAGATAAGGGGCGCTACCAAGGGATCGTCAATTCTTTTGGTTCGGCCGGCAAGGCGCTGGGCCCCTTATTTGGTGGCCTGGTGATCGAACGGTTTAGCTATCAGCCCCTCTTTTACGTCTGTACGTTAGCAATCCTTGGTGCCGGCTTAGTTTCCTGGTTGATGATTGAAAAGAATCACCGCCAGGCTGAATACTACTAG
- the yycF gene encoding response regulator YycF has protein sequence MDKKVLVVDDEKPISDIIKFNLEKEGYEVVVAYDGEEALQKVESESPDLIVLDLMLPKIDGLEVAKQVRAKRSTPIIMVTAKDSELDKVLGLELGADDYVTKPFSNRELVARVKANLRRQDATVSPANDDRTADIKVGDLTIHPDAYTVTKRGENINLTHREFELLHYLAQHIGQVINREHLLQTVWGYDYFGDVRTVDVTVRRLREKIEDNPSHPQWLITRRGVGYYLANPNQD, from the coding sequence ATGGACAAGAAAGTTTTGGTTGTTGACGATGAAAAACCGATTTCGGATATCATTAAGTTTAACCTAGAAAAGGAGGGCTATGAAGTCGTCGTGGCTTACGACGGGGAAGAGGCCCTGCAAAAGGTCGAAAGCGAGTCACCGGATCTGATCGTCTTAGACCTGATGCTGCCCAAAATTGACGGCCTGGAAGTGGCTAAGCAGGTGCGGGCTAAGCGTTCGACGCCAATCATCATGGTAACGGCTAAGGATTCGGAACTCGATAAGGTTTTGGGCCTTGAGTTGGGGGCCGACGATTACGTTACCAAGCCGTTTTCTAACCGTGAGCTAGTGGCCCGGGTTAAGGCTAACCTGCGCCGCCAAGACGCCACCGTTTCACCGGCGAACGACGACCGGACCGCCGATATCAAGGTGGGGGATTTGACCATCCACCCGGACGCCTACACGGTCACCAAGCGGGGCGAAAACATCAACCTGACCCACCGGGAGTTCGAGCTCTTGCACTACCTCGCCCAACACATTGGCCAGGTCATCAACCGGGAGCACCTCTTGCAAACGGTGTGGGGCTACGATTACTTTGGTGACGTCCGGACCGTTGACGTAACGGTGCGCCGGTTGCGTGAAAAAATCGAAGATAACCCGAGTCACCCCCAGTGGCTGATCACGCGGCGGGGGGTCGGTTACTACCTAGCCAACCCGAATCAGGATTAA